The Halichoerus grypus chromosome 3, mHalGry1.hap1.1, whole genome shotgun sequence genome segment taattataatataaataataattattcatGCTGCTTCCCTTTTCACTGCCATTCCCTCAAGTCCCAAAACGTGTTCCTTGTCCACAAACAGTATGTGACATGCGGGTGGTCATGACATCTCTCTCCCTGAGGGCCCCAAAGCAGAATTCTAATGATTGCTCTGTATTGCTaccctgtttattttctttatagagtCCTCATTATTATTTAAGTGATAGAGAATTTCAATCACTTCTGCTTCCATTAAATCCTAGAAATAGAGTCTAGTAAGCATTCCACATAGAACTCTTGAAGGCTATTTTTACTTGCGGTACCTATTTTATTACTCTGATTTTGAATTCGTTAGAGATAAATTCCACACTATATTAGCTATTATCATAAAGGATGAAGATTTGTTAGTGTTCTCTAACTCACCTGAGCTGGAGACATGGTAATGTACTCTGTGctaattcacatttctttttcttcctttgatttggaaagaatatcaaatattttatctaaaagtcaaactctcatttcTCAACTCATTTTTATCACTCCAAATTCATGTGTTTAGATTTCAAAATATCCCATAAacattagaaagaaaatgaagagtccCTTTTACATGTAACATTCATGTTCTATTAGGCATTGAAATACAGCAGTTTAAGAATGGTCTCAGGGACGCTGTCGGGGGAGTCTAGGATTAGATAGAAGATCAGGCTGGATGACCCCCAAGGTCCTTTCTAAAGTTCAGGCTTTATGATTCTATGTGAAGTTGACCATGTGGTATAAAAGAACCAAGCAATACAAACCAATTGCCTCAAGTGTGCATAAGTTACAGGAGATTCTTGAATGTATAATTTGAATAAAACCAACAGTAAATACGTCATTGAGCCACTTTCCAACTGCATTATAAAAGCAATTTCTTAATACTGAAACTCATTTTCCACAGCTTACTGCAAGACAGTGGAATATATTGTAACATCTCTTTCATATTTGAAtacaaaatgactttaaaatggcaataaggAGGAAACTCAAAGTCTAGAGTAGAGAATGATTTGAAAATATCACATAATATGGTAGAAACAAGTACACTTtcttaaagtataaaaattaagtgCAAACTACAAAAAATCGATCACTATCTAACACAGGAGTTTAGTATGCTTAGTAACACCAGAGCACTAACAGCTAAGTATCCGATGTTGATTTAATGCTTGAAGAAACAGTCACTGCTTACAAACCAGATACCTTTTGATCctttaatttgatattttaagatTCATATATGCAGCTTGAGCAATAATAAGATAGAATTACATGGTTGCAAtattattgaaggaaaaaaatcagtgtttgttATACGTGTTAATTACATATtatgtttaatgaatgaaaatctcattgaaataaaaataaatgcacaaaccTCCCATTTAGTAGATTTGACTTACTTAGAGTTTtagaaatgagataatgtttgcaaaaaaaaaaaaaaaaagtggatgtgGCTTTTTTGCCAAATGATCTTTACtggattgttcattgcttgtTTGCTAGTAttaatttcaacatttctttttcttttagggcGTGATTCTCAGTCACCAGACTCAGGTACAGAAAAGCTATTCTGAATAATCATTACATTTGTTGTGAGTTTTTCTTAACATATCCGTAGTCACATTGTTGACCTCGTAGTAAACTTCAATTGCATATACAGTTATGTCTattaaactaaatttaatttctaaaaagaaatcttcaattttagaaataaaaataaattttaccaaaaaaatgttaaaagtgaaTGTAGATATTTTTGTATCCAATTTGTTTTCCCTTAATAAAAGCTTGGAGATCTTACAATGATCGAAATCAAGAGACACTGAATGGAGATGCTACATATTCCTCTCTTGCAGCAAAAGGTTTTAGAAGCGTTCGCCCaaacttacaagaaaaaaaatcaccaactcAGGTAATCCTGCACACTCTTGTCTACTGTGTTATGTTAAAGCATGGTTATCAGACTACCGCTTTAGAGCCTCTTCTCTAGTAACAGGTGCATATTTAGATACATGTTTTATCTTTAATatgttttgcttttgtatttgTATTCCTTGCCAACCTTGTATTTACGACATAGAAGACACATTTTAAGTTCAAAACAGGCtttgtgggtttttatttttaattcagttcaTAAAGGTAGATCACTTTCTAACATAAtgattacaattattttttaattcttaaaaagcTGTTAGCTGATGCTTTGGATTTTGAAGTTATGAGGTCAGCAATatgttatttattcaataaacatgaGTTATGCAACTGCTTATTATATTAACTAAAAGAACTCTGTGTTGGAGATATTAGTCAAATTGTGCCCCAAACGTGAAAAGTGTTATCAAAACAATGTGACTAAATATACAGTACCTATACCTCAAGGTCTAAAAACATGCATGTACCTCAAGGTCTAAAAACATGCCAAGAGAACACATgttcattttaacataattttcaaGAATATAGATGGAGACAAACTTCATAATGTATTCTCTATAAAAACTCTTTTCTCCCTGAGAGCAACTAttgataataaattaaaatgcattctAAATGGAATAAAAACGATCATTTCATCTAGCCAACAAAACGTGTAGCATAATAAGAAGGTATGACATTGCTTTACTTTCTTTAAGGGTAATGGTTTCTATAATGACTAACTTTgactttctctctgtttttccttcaaCATTATTTCTCTCTTCGGATGTTTTTGGCAATCCAGGCACCCTTTCCACCACCCAGAAAAGAGAGCTTGTGTAGCTCTTTGATAACCAATCCCACAAAGGGTGACATTTTAGACCAATTAGTAACTAACACACACACTCCTTCCTGTACAAAGTACTTTACTAACAAAAAACCTCTTGAGGGAACTATGTATTCTAATGATGACTCCAACCAGACAATTGTGTATTCAGAAGAATCTAACACAACTGTGTCATATACACAAAAAATCACTAACCCGCTACCACCAGCTGCCAGCACTGGTCCCCTACCAAATGCTGATATCAGCACCCCATTTCTACAAGAGGACTACATGCAAGATTCTCAGACTCGAAGAATTTCTACATTGAAACTAATCCATAACCAGGATCTAGGAAGTCGTGTTCACTTTAATACTCCACAGTTTTCCCAATCTGTGGAAGTCCCATCATTTCTCAAAAGGCCTTGCTCACCACCCCCTAACCCAGTGCCTGAGATACACACAGCATCTCTCTCCATTCAGATAAACCCCGTTTCAGGACATGATCCTGAAAGCCACAAACAGCTACCTGAGCTTTCTCCAGAGACTACAAAGATACCTCTTCAGCAAGAGAGACAAAAATCTGCAGTTGCTGCGGCCTCTCAGTCCTCAGACTGCCGGGTGGTACATTACACTTTCCAATCTCTTCTTACAGGTGTTCAGTAGAGACCCTAACTCTTTTGGTTTGGCCTTCTTATATAACCTAATGCTTTGTAGTTCCaagcaggaagggaaaggagaaagaaaccatCTTCCTCATCTTCCTATTTAGAACCCTACTAAATTAATCAATAAATTTCTAggtatgttttaatttaaaaaatagtaatatatatcaatgtgtgtatacatatatatacacacacacacagatctttTATCCagaaatcatgttttaaattttttccttctaagTATTTATTAGAAGTCATTGATGAATTGGTTATCACTTAAGACTCTGCAAACCACTTCAGCATTCAAAGTACTTTTAAGTTTTACAGTAATATTTTTATGCCAGACCTCTGAGTACCTAGATTTACTTTATTTACACGTACAAattctcttaaaataattaacaGTTATAATTCACTTTGGCAGGAAACATGTATCTTAATTCAACCAGCATTTATTCCTTTGTAGCTCAATATTCATTTTTGCTGAACCTTGATCAATTTCTACCTCTTAAAATTTATTGCAGAAAGTATTTCATCAATCCTTAATACCCAGACAGTTaggaagtaattttttatttccctatatGTAAAATTCACTCATGGTGTAGTTCTGCTGACCTTTATTCATCATTTAGAAGAGAAATGTGTTCCTCTTCTTGGTTTTTGCAAAATGGCATAGTTTTAAGAGCATAAGCTTTAAGGATAAACATATTTCAGTTCAACTCCATCGCTTCCCCCACCTATAAAGCAGAAAGCTTAAGCTTagataattaaaaagataaatgggtGATTTCATACCTCTACTAAAATATCTCCTTCATCAGCTAATTGTGATATGCAAAATTAATTCACTAGAGAAATTTCTTTGAATTAAGGTAGTATCTTTTGAGAGCCCCTATGAAATATGAcaacaataattataatagcaaCTAACAAATACTAAGAGTTTATTATATTCAGGCACTGTTACaacttatttacatttattaataacTTCCACAATTCCATGAGGTGGGGAGGACAATCAAGACACTACAGACAGGGTTCTGCCAGTGTCAGAGAGCAAACTTAGTTGTGTCCCAGGACACCTGCTTCCAGGAAGCAGGGGTAGGAGAAGTCAGAGCAAACACTACCACGTTAACAACTCAGGTTACTCACCTAGCATAGTTTGGTTCTTCTAAATGGTTTTATTATGCTTGAAAACTTAAGTTTGATAACTTCCTTTTTAGAAGTTTTGTCGCTATCCATGCTGACCGGAGATAGTTGATTTCATTACATAATCTCCAGAGAATCAGCATGATCCacaaattaagatatttttttcattcaacagttATTTATTGGGCATCTACTATGAGTCAAGTCTGTTCTAGTCACAGAGCTGTATTCGAAACCATTGATAATTAGAATCTTGCCAGGGAGGGGCAAGTATTAATAAAAACTTGCATAAGTAGATTACCTACAACAGAAGGAGATTATGAAAATAACTAAGCAATGTTAAGCAGGGATCTGGGGAGCAGAGTTCAT includes the following:
- the LOC144381423 gene encoding uncharacterized protein LOC144381423, yielding MFLAIQAPFPPPRKESLCSSLITNPTKGDILDQLVTNTHTPSCTKYFTNKKPLEGTMYSNDDSNQTIVYSEESNTTVSYTQKITNPLPPAASTGPLPNADISTPFLQEDYMQDSQTRRISTLKLIHNQDLGSRVHFNTPQFSQSVEVPSFLKRPCSPPPNPVPEIHTASLSIQINPVSGHDPESHKQLPELSPETTKIPLQQERQKSAVAAASQSSDCRVVHYTFQSLLTGVQ